Proteins from one Panicum virgatum strain AP13 chromosome 7K, P.virgatum_v5, whole genome shotgun sequence genomic window:
- the LOC120641448 gene encoding uncharacterized protein LOC120641448 yields MRWEMEIGSFSLDLLMSSLLKEVNWGSNQSATVWFYDKRMGEDIRLDNEIQMIDMFEMYKSEMSCAIVVGIFDKALVENHIEHEFDDLTPLCVIPPDDPPVDVPTSTQPNPTTPHPEPDIGIQQPQPQPQPQPQPETVDASLPYPFDIEEEYVGVDDEYMYMPTPPAQPTQPTEPPQPAENEQNEGGVDNANAEPEVNDADPEELHVLHDPTNPNIVKGALFPDIVAFRKAVRHYAIVKGFEFTDLKTDLTRFIAKCAHEGCPWRIHASRVQGQRAIEIKVLPEEHNCPTTKLVEGKMATQGWVADRLSDWVKKNPHKGTKEAKEKLESEFGIKLKYSKAWSGMKVALEQIHGRYEESFQLLFNWKAQMEISQPGSIIEIEVEKIGEKMCFKRIFVALKPCIDGFLAGCRPYIGVNASSLKGKYTG; encoded by the exons ATGCGATGGGAGATGGAGATAGGATCTTTTTCTCTTGATTTGCTGATGTCAAGTTTGCTAAAAGAGGTGAATTGGGGCAGTAACCAGTCTGCCACTGTGTGGTTCTATGACAAGAGAATGGGAGAGGATATCAGACTAGACAATGAGATTCAGATGATTGACATGTTTGAAATGTACAAGTCCGAGATGAGCTGTGCGATAGTGGTAGGAATATTTGACAAAGCATTAGTGGAGAACCATATAGAACATGAATTCGATGATCTAACACCTCTGTGTGTCATTCCTCCTGATGATCCACCTGTTGATGTACCCACATCTACACAGCCCAATCCTACCACTCCACATCCTGAACCAGACATAGGTATCCAACAGCCTCAGCCTCAGCCTCAGCCTCAGCCTCAACCAGAAACAGTAGATGCTTCTCTGCCTTACCCATTTGACATTGAGGAGGAATATGTTGGTGTTGATGATGAATATATGTACAtgccaactcctcctgcacagCCCACACAACCCACAGAACCCCCACAGCCAGCTGAAAATGAGCAGAATGAGGGTGGTGTTGATAATGCTAATGCTGAGCCAGAGGTGAATGATGCAGATCCAGAGGAGCTTCATGTGCTTCATGATCCTACCAATCCCAACATTGTGAAGGGTGCTTTATTTCCTGACATCGTAGCATTCAGGAAAGCAGTGAGGCATTATGCCATTGTAAAAGGTTTTGAGTTTACTGACCTGAAGACAGACCTAACAAGATTCATTGCCAAGTGTGCACATGAGGGTTGTCCATGGCGTATCCATGCTTCTAGGGTACAAGGTCAAAGAGCTATTGAG ATCAAGGTTCTACCTGAAGAGCATAATTGCCCAACAACCAAGCTTGTAGAAGGCAAGATGGCTACTCAAGGTTGGGTTGCAGATAGACTTTCTGACTGGGTGAAGAAGAACCCCCATAAGGGGACAAAAGAAGCTAAGGAGAAGTTAGAGTCAGAGTTTGGAATAAAGTTGAAGTATTCCAAAGCCTGGTCAGGTATGAAGGTTGCACTTGAGCAAATTCATGGTAGATATGAAGAAAGTTTTCAATTGTTATTCAACTGGAAGGCACAGATGGAAATAAGTCAGCCAGGTAGCATCATTGAGATAGAAGTAGAGAAGATAGGGGAAAAAATGTGTTTCAAGAGAATATTTGTTGCCTTGAAGCCCTGTATAGATGGGTTTTTGGCTGGTTGTAGACCATACATAGGAGTGAATGCATCTAGTTTGAAAGGCAAGTACACTGGATAG